One genomic region from SAR92 clade bacterium H455 encodes:
- the hrpA gene encoding ATP-dependent RNA helicase HrpA, with product MTNQPAPDLPSGQQDFQRLQLLVDQTASTRDSFRLSRQLRELAQQHKRGRDISSAWQQWHAALLKTQALTDSRRQTIPAFTYPELPVSARADEIAELLNKHQVIVVAGETGSGKTTQIPKICLQAGRGVRGLIGHTQPRRIAARTVATRIAEELKVKIGEAVGYQVRFSDQSSPNSLIKLMTDGILLAEIQRDHFLSAYDTLIIDEAHERSLNIDFLLGYLKNLLPQRPDLKIIITSATIDVAKFSKHFNDAPVVEVSGRSFPVEIIYNHPDDVDTDRDQMIVDCLQDIHSNQKAGDVLIFLSGEREIREVNLAIKRVQLPNTEVVPLYARLSLAEQSKIFSPHRGRRIVLSTNVAETSLTVPGIRYVIDTGRARVSRYSFRTKVQRLPIEAISQASANQRAGRCGRVADGVCYRLYSEEDFQGRPAFTDPEIIRTNLAAVILQMLHLRIGDIRNFPFVDPPDQRMISDGFKLLEELQAVTEDNKLSRLGKRLVNIPLDPRFARMLLESANNGCLAEVMIITTGLSIQDPRERPADKQQAADQSHKKWQEPNSDFVSLLNLWRHFEEQRQQLSGNQYSRYCKSNHVSYSRMREWRDLHHQVHTACRGLKLTSNTVPAEQDAIHRSILSGLLGQVGILQDKWEYLGTRNRKFFIFPGSGLSKKPPKWLMAGSLMETTKQFALTVAKIDSDWLEPLAAHLVKKSYSEPFYNKKSGQVMAKERQTLFGLSIVENKNRVYGQVAPQDARKVFVQQALVEEGYRGKGEFYKHNHKLVEELQALEDRFRRRDLLVEQQAIFDFYDQLVPEGIYNLAAFEKWRKQAEAKTPKLLLIDKEYLLLRGLSQDEQAQFPETISCDGIPYQLRYHFQPGHAEDGVSAVVPLALLHQLPRYFFEWLVPGMLRDKCIALIKSLPKQTRRQFVPVPDHVDIFLRKAKPQDRPLTEVLAEHLRSVSGVVIAPEQWRQDSLDSWYQMNFVLEDEHGATIAMARSLEQLQRDFKQQISQGLEKAADQSSSRQGITEWDFDKLPEEVALQHGKISIKAWPALRDCGDSVSLEVMDNPLQAEKISRQGQLRLALLRGREQVKYLEKHLLRGKDLALKAANVGARQRLIEALISASFQQALFVDQKVVRDQRQFDQAFAKGISQVVGLAQDYAASIESLLPRLHDLQKQLRTMGLPAIYAADDIRNQLDWLFASETLSSVTDETISQYPRYIKAIQVRVEKLTVQQSKDRQHIAEISDVLSGCREALVEDQPLSSDLEAALLDYCWLVEEYRVSLFAQQLKTKVPVSLKRLNKRWAEIDEQLRRFRVQAG from the coding sequence ATGACAAACCAGCCAGCACCTGATCTACCCAGCGGTCAGCAAGATTTTCAGCGACTGCAACTATTGGTCGACCAGACAGCCAGCACTCGAGATAGCTTTAGACTTAGCCGCCAGCTGAGAGAGCTTGCCCAGCAGCATAAACGTGGTCGCGATATTAGCTCTGCCTGGCAGCAATGGCATGCAGCGCTGTTAAAAACCCAGGCACTGACCGACAGCCGTCGTCAGACTATTCCCGCTTTTACCTATCCTGAGCTTCCGGTGAGTGCCCGCGCCGATGAAATTGCCGAGCTACTCAATAAACATCAAGTGATTGTGGTGGCTGGCGAAACCGGTTCAGGTAAAACCACCCAGATACCGAAAATTTGTCTGCAAGCTGGGCGCGGTGTCAGAGGCCTAATTGGCCACACCCAGCCCCGGCGGATTGCCGCCCGCACCGTCGCCACACGTATTGCTGAAGAGCTCAAGGTCAAAATCGGCGAAGCAGTGGGCTATCAGGTGCGCTTCTCCGATCAGAGCTCGCCCAACAGCTTGATCAAGCTGATGACCGACGGCATTTTGTTAGCCGAAATTCAGCGCGATCACTTTCTCAGCGCTTACGACACCCTGATTATTGACGAGGCCCATGAGCGCAGCCTGAATATTGATTTCCTGCTCGGCTACCTGAAAAATCTGCTGCCCCAGCGTCCGGATCTAAAAATCATCATCACCTCGGCGACCATTGATGTCGCCAAGTTTTCCAAACATTTTAACGACGCCCCTGTGGTTGAAGTCTCGGGGCGCAGCTTTCCGGTGGAGATTATCTACAATCACCCGGACGACGTGGATACGGATCGCGATCAGATGATCGTCGATTGTTTGCAGGATATTCACAGCAATCAAAAGGCCGGTGATGTACTGATTTTTCTCAGTGGCGAGCGGGAGATCCGCGAAGTGAACCTGGCGATCAAGCGCGTCCAATTACCCAATACCGAAGTGGTGCCGCTCTATGCTAGGTTGAGTCTCGCAGAGCAGAGCAAGATCTTTTCGCCTCACCGTGGACGGCGCATCGTACTCAGTACCAATGTCGCGGAAACCTCTCTTACAGTGCCCGGGATTCGCTATGTAATCGACACCGGCAGGGCGCGAGTGTCACGCTATAGTTTCCGTACCAAGGTCCAGCGACTGCCCATTGAGGCGATCTCACAGGCCAGTGCCAATCAGCGTGCTGGACGCTGTGGTCGAGTTGCCGATGGAGTCTGTTATCGACTCTATTCCGAAGAAGACTTCCAGGGCCGTCCGGCTTTTACCGATCCGGAAATAATACGCACCAATCTGGCCGCGGTAATCTTGCAAATGCTGCATCTGCGTATTGGTGATATCCGTAACTTCCCCTTTGTTGACCCCCCAGACCAACGCATGATCAGCGATGGTTTTAAACTACTGGAAGAGCTGCAAGCAGTCACCGAAGACAACAAGTTGAGCAGGCTCGGCAAACGTCTGGTGAATATTCCACTGGACCCGCGTTTTGCTCGCATGCTGTTAGAGAGTGCCAATAATGGCTGTCTCGCAGAAGTGATGATTATCACCACTGGACTCAGCATTCAGGATCCGCGAGAGCGACCCGCGGACAAGCAACAGGCCGCTGATCAGAGTCATAAAAAATGGCAGGAGCCCAACTCCGACTTTGTTTCGCTGCTCAATTTGTGGCGCCACTTTGAAGAGCAGCGCCAGCAGCTGTCGGGTAATCAATACAGCCGTTACTGTAAGAGCAATCATGTCTCCTATTCACGGATGCGAGAATGGCGCGATTTGCATCATCAGGTTCACACCGCCTGCCGTGGACTTAAATTGACGTCCAATACGGTGCCTGCGGAGCAGGATGCTATCCATCGCTCGATTCTTTCAGGACTGTTGGGGCAGGTGGGTATTCTCCAGGACAAATGGGAATATCTAGGTACCCGCAATCGCAAATTTTTTATCTTCCCCGGTTCCGGGTTAAGCAAAAAACCACCGAAATGGTTGATGGCTGGCTCGCTGATGGAAACCACCAAACAGTTCGCCCTAACCGTTGCCAAAATCGACTCAGACTGGCTCGAGCCACTTGCCGCCCATTTGGTAAAAAAGAGCTACAGCGAACCTTTCTACAATAAAAAATCCGGTCAGGTTATGGCCAAAGAACGCCAGACATTGTTTGGCCTGAGCATTGTTGAAAACAAAAACCGTGTCTACGGTCAGGTCGCACCTCAGGACGCGCGGAAAGTCTTTGTCCAGCAGGCGCTGGTGGAAGAGGGTTATCGCGGCAAGGGCGAGTTCTACAAGCATAACCACAAGTTGGTGGAAGAGCTGCAAGCTTTGGAAGATCGCTTCCGCCGTCGAGATCTGCTGGTCGAGCAGCAGGCCATATTCGATTTCTACGATCAGCTGGTCCCCGAGGGCATCTACAACCTTGCAGCCTTTGAAAAATGGCGCAAGCAAGCCGAGGCCAAAACGCCCAAATTATTGCTTATAGATAAAGAGTATCTATTGCTTCGCGGACTGTCTCAGGATGAACAGGCGCAGTTCCCGGAAACCATTAGCTGTGATGGTATTCCCTACCAGCTGCGCTATCACTTTCAGCCCGGCCATGCAGAGGATGGCGTCAGCGCCGTGGTGCCATTGGCGCTATTGCATCAACTGCCAAGGTACTTCTTTGAATGGCTGGTTCCAGGCATGCTACGGGACAAATGTATAGCCCTGATTAAAAGCCTACCGAAACAGACACGCCGACAGTTTGTACCTGTGCCCGATCATGTGGATATTTTTCTCCGCAAAGCCAAGCCCCAGGACCGACCTCTTACTGAGGTACTTGCAGAGCATTTACGCAGTGTTAGTGGGGTGGTTATTGCGCCGGAACAATGGCGTCAAGATAGCCTCGACAGCTGGTATCAGATGAACTTTGTCCTAGAGGACGAGCATGGTGCCACGATTGCCATGGCCCGCAGTCTAGAGCAACTGCAACGGGACTTTAAGCAACAAATTAGTCAGGGTTTGGAGAAGGCCGCTGATCAGAGCTCGTCGCGACAGGGCATCACCGAATGGGACTTTGATAAGCTGCCAGAAGAGGTGGCACTACAGCATGGCAAGATCAGTATTAAAGCTTGGCCAGCGCTGCGTGACTGCGGCGACTCTGTATCCCTCGAAGTGATGGACAATCCCTTGCAAGCGGAAAAGATCAGTCGCCAGGGGCAGCTGCGACTGGCGCTGCTGCGAGGTCGTGAGCAGGTTAAATACCTAGAGAAGCACCTGTTGCGCGGCAAAGATCTTGCACTGAAGGCGGCAAATGTCGGTGCCCGTCAGCGCTTAATTGAGGCGTTGATCAGTGCCAGTTTTCAACAGGCTCTATTCGTGGATCAGAAAGTTGTCAGAGATCAACGGCAGTTTGATCAGGCCTTCGCAAAGGGTATCAGCCAAGTCGTCGGACTGGCTCAAGACTATGCGGCGTCGATTGAATCACTGTTGCCACGATTGCATGATCTGCAAAAGCAACTGCGAACTATGGGCTTGCCGGCTATTTACGCCGCTGACGATATTCGCAATCAGCTCGATTGGCTGTTTGCCTCCGAGACGCTGAGCAGCGTCACCGATGAAACGATCAGCCAGTACCCGCGCTATATTAAAGCGATTCAGGTGCGAGTCGAAAAGCTGACTGTCCAGCAGAGTAAAGATCGTCAGCATATAGCCGAGATCAGTGATGTATTGAGCGGATGCCGGGAGGCCTTGGTTGAAGATCAGCCGCTTTCAAGCGATCTTGAAGCCGCTTTGCTCGACTATTGCTGGCTGGTCGAAGAGTACCGGGTGTCGCTGTTTGCCCAGCAATTAAAGACCAAAGTGCCAGTCTCATTGAAGCGTTTAAACAAGCGCTGGGCCGAGATTGATGAGCAGCTGCGGCGCTTCCGCGTTCAGGCCGGCTAG
- a CDS encoding DUF692 domain-containing protein has product MTYQYPVQGAGLGLRRSLCQPLSPVSLEQVQFMEVAPENWINVGGRYGAALRSYTEKFPFVMHGLSLSIGSPSGLDWDLLRSIKAFMSEHSIRCYSEHLSYCSDSGHLYDLMPIPFTEEAVDYVAERIVQIQDFLGQRIAMENVSYYAAPQQEMSEIEFLNAVLNKADCNLLLDVNNIFVNSINHSYDPYEFLKALPGERIAYGHIAGHYKEAEDLRVDTHGADVIDSVWQLLDAAYNEFGVFPTLLERDFNMPPVDELLLEVDQIREYQRKYENPEQGDLKSMRNDIQLAKV; this is encoded by the coding sequence ATGACCTATCAGTACCCTGTTCAGGGGGCGGGCCTTGGGTTGCGGCGCTCGCTTTGCCAACCTCTCTCCCCAGTGTCTCTTGAACAGGTACAGTTTATGGAGGTGGCGCCAGAAAACTGGATTAATGTCGGTGGTCGCTATGGCGCAGCTCTGCGCAGTTACACTGAAAAATTCCCCTTTGTTATGCATGGACTCTCGCTCTCTATAGGCTCACCTTCAGGGCTTGACTGGGATCTTCTGCGCTCTATCAAAGCCTTTATGTCCGAGCACTCAATACGCTGTTACAGCGAGCACCTCAGCTACTGCAGCGACAGCGGTCATCTCTATGATCTAATGCCGATTCCCTTTACTGAAGAAGCCGTCGACTATGTGGCCGAGCGAATTGTTCAGATTCAGGATTTTCTCGGCCAGCGTATCGCCATGGAAAACGTCTCCTATTACGCTGCCCCGCAACAGGAGATGTCAGAGATTGAATTTCTCAATGCAGTATTAAACAAAGCCGACTGCAATTTGCTACTCGACGTGAATAATATTTTCGTCAACAGCATTAACCACAGTTATGACCCCTATGAATTCTTAAAGGCTCTGCCCGGTGAGCGCATTGCCTACGGCCATATTGCCGGTCATTATAAAGAAGCCGAAGACCTCCGCGTCGACACCCATGGCGCCGATGTTATAGATTCCGTGTGGCAATTGTTGGATGCCGCCTACAATGAGTTTGGGGTCTTTCCAACCCTGCTAGAGCGGGACTTTAATATGCCCCCGGTTGATGAACTGCTTTTGGAAGTGGACCAGATAAGGGAGTATCAGCGGAAGTACGAAAACCCAGAGCAGGGCGACCTAAAATCAATGCGCAATGATATTCAACTGGCAAAGGTATGA
- a CDS encoding putative DNA-binding domain-containing protein: MRKDLQVASQPAFQRAQFELAAHIRNPQSNPAPEGIEDRRLEIYRSLFFNNIEAFIANGFPILKSITDPERWTAMVRDFVHRHQSHSPYFLDIGAEFLHYLESERITQPQDPVFMLQLAHYEWVELALDVSVIDFPEVRKEGDLLENQPVISPLAWVMSYHYPVHLIGPGFQPTEASADTTQIVIYRDRQMQVGFMEINQTTYRLLQILDQNRLTGRAALVQLAAELGYSNPAAILEFGADLLSQLRSKDIICGIY, encoded by the coding sequence ATGAGGAAAGACCTCCAGGTTGCGTCTCAGCCTGCCTTTCAGCGCGCGCAGTTTGAACTGGCCGCACATATCAGAAACCCTCAGTCTAATCCGGCCCCTGAGGGCATCGAAGATCGCCGTTTGGAAATCTACAGAAGCTTGTTTTTTAATAATATCGAAGCCTTTATTGCCAATGGTTTCCCAATTCTTAAATCCATCACTGACCCTGAGCGATGGACTGCAATGGTCCGTGACTTCGTACATCGCCACCAAAGTCACAGCCCCTACTTTTTGGATATCGGGGCCGAGTTTTTGCACTATCTCGAAAGCGAACGCATCACTCAGCCACAGGACCCCGTGTTTATGTTGCAATTGGCGCATTACGAGTGGGTAGAGTTAGCCCTAGATGTGTCAGTCATAGACTTTCCGGAAGTGCGAAAAGAGGGGGATTTACTTGAGAATCAGCCGGTGATCTCGCCGCTGGCTTGGGTGATGAGCTACCATTACCCAGTTCACCTGATTGGGCCTGGTTTTCAGCCAACTGAAGCATCCGCTGATACCACCCAAATCGTTATTTATCGTGACCGTCAGATGCAGGTTGGGTTTATGGAGATCAATCAAACCACTTATCGACTACTGCAGATTCTAGACCAAAATAGGCTTACCGGCAGGGCCGCTTTAGTTCAATTAGCCGCTGAGCTTGGGTATTCCAATCCTGCTGCCATACTTGAATTCGGTGCCGATCTTCTTTCACAACTGCGCAGCAAAGATATAATCTGCGGAATATATTAA
- a CDS encoding VacJ family lipoprotein, whose protein sequence is MKLLTTIILALTLFSSSLYAEEVDPLESINRNMFYFNERLDHYALRPIAVAYSDVMPNPLERGIDNFFSNLNEITNVANDLLQGKFKQAGHDGGRFLINSTIGMAGLFDVAERAGLSESDGEDFGQTLAVWGVGEGPYLMLPLMGPSTLRDAPSKFVDSFTDPFSYSDDVRTKNSVRAVDLLNTRVSFLGLDEMSSGDKYLFVRDVYLQRTRYLVNDGAIEDDFGDFDDFDDY, encoded by the coding sequence GTGAAATTGCTGACGACAATCATATTAGCACTGACCTTGTTCAGCTCATCGCTCTATGCTGAAGAAGTAGATCCCCTCGAGAGTATCAATCGCAATATGTTTTATTTCAATGAGCGCCTTGATCACTATGCATTGCGGCCAATTGCTGTTGCCTACAGCGATGTTATGCCCAACCCATTAGAGCGCGGCATTGATAACTTCTTTAGCAATCTCAATGAGATTACCAATGTAGCCAATGATTTGCTGCAGGGGAAGTTTAAGCAAGCGGGTCATGACGGCGGCCGTTTTCTGATTAACTCGACAATCGGTATGGCGGGTCTCTTTGATGTCGCCGAACGCGCAGGTCTTAGCGAGAGCGATGGCGAAGATTTTGGCCAGACCTTGGCAGTCTGGGGAGTAGGGGAAGGTCCCTACCTGATGCTACCTTTGATGGGTCCCTCGACATTGCGCGACGCGCCGAGTAAATTTGTCGATAGTTTTACCGATCCATTCTCCTATTCAGATGATGTCAGAACTAAAAACTCCGTAAGAGCAGTGGACCTGTTAAATACTAGAGTTAGCTTTTTGGGGCTGGATGAAATGTCCTCTGGAGACAAATATCTGTTTGTTCGAGATGTCTACTTGCAGCGCACCAGGTATCTGGTTAACGATGGCGCAATAGAAGATGATTTTGGCGACTTTGATGATTTTGACGATTACTAA
- a CDS encoding serine/threonine-protein phosphatase translates to MKAPSDLIFFLGDKEPSIQGASNSLQLLIAQSTALQNIEAIRARCQDPLLQPLLVSADQLAIESDSQREYLKALAAEFLVIILLGPDQSHRVAEYFRLGVADVAFPHSSDKELAAILERVDSLADSRDQKRLYRRELEKTNQNLQESLHLLKQDQMAGLEVQKSLMPESPLKFGDYEISHSITPSLYLSGDFVGYNFVLGRYLLFYFADVSGHGSSSAFVTVLLRFMIGRVIRKHQVQKDYAALAQAPEGLVESINSQLLATGLGKHLTIVAGSLDTETRKLRYVIGAQQPAPILISDGQARFLPGKGKPAGIFEGATWVVEEVALPESFALVLLSDGVFDLLSDKEIVDKEKTLLKYLRTSSESLDKLKDALFIGDIEDPQDDISVLLLTRGM, encoded by the coding sequence ATGAAAGCACCGTCAGATCTGATTTTTTTTCTTGGCGATAAAGAACCCAGCATTCAAGGGGCAAGTAACAGTCTGCAGTTGCTGATTGCTCAGTCGACTGCGCTGCAAAATATCGAGGCTATACGCGCTCGATGTCAGGACCCACTGCTACAGCCGCTGCTAGTTAGTGCAGATCAACTTGCTATTGAAAGTGACAGTCAGCGCGAGTACCTCAAGGCTCTAGCAGCCGAATTTCTCGTTATCATCCTGCTGGGTCCCGATCAAAGTCATCGCGTCGCTGAATACTTTCGTCTCGGCGTGGCCGATGTCGCCTTTCCTCATAGCAGTGACAAAGAACTCGCAGCCATTCTTGAGCGAGTTGATAGTCTCGCTGATTCTCGTGATCAGAAACGCCTCTATCGCAGAGAGTTAGAAAAGACTAATCAAAATTTACAGGAGAGTTTGCACCTATTGAAGCAAGACCAGATGGCTGGCCTCGAAGTGCAAAAAAGTCTGATGCCAGAGAGTCCGCTTAAATTTGGCGACTATGAAATTTCTCACTCCATAACACCCTCACTCTATTTAAGCGGCGACTTTGTCGGTTACAACTTTGTCCTCGGTCGCTATCTGCTGTTTTACTTTGCCGATGTCTCGGGGCATGGCTCCTCATCGGCTTTTGTGACGGTTTTACTACGCTTTATGATTGGTCGAGTGATACGCAAGCATCAGGTGCAAAAAGACTACGCGGCGCTAGCTCAGGCCCCTGAAGGCTTAGTGGAATCAATTAACAGTCAGCTGCTGGCCACCGGTCTCGGCAAACACCTAACCATTGTTGCTGGATCATTGGATACCGAAACCAGAAAGCTGCGCTATGTGATTGGCGCCCAGCAACCTGCACCGATTTTAATCAGTGATGGTCAGGCGCGATTCCTCCCTGGAAAGGGCAAGCCCGCAGGCATTTTTGAGGGGGCGACCTGGGTGGTTGAAGAGGTTGCTCTGCCTGAGTCTTTCGCTCTGGTGCTGTTGTCTGACGGTGTTTTTGATCTGCTCTCAGATAAAGAGATTGTCGATAAAGAGAAAACTCTATTGAAGTATCTCAGGACTAGCTCAGAGAGCCTGGATAAACTTAAAGATGCACTGTTTATAGGTGATATTGAAGATCCCCAAGACGATATATCCGTTCTACTGTTGACCAGAGGAATGTAG
- a CDS encoding STAS domain-containing protein — protein sequence MSAGKIFVSDEEGNYLIKFVGDVRVTLCGSLNHYMEAIFGSHDVKNVVVDMLEAEGLDSTTLGLLAKLGLHCRKQYGIDVQVFCQNPSILRTLDCMGFDELFDIIQQVPEISANLQSITSVNSEVDEIRKQVLEAHKLLVQLNPKNSSEFIDLIRALESGD from the coding sequence TTGAGCGCAGGAAAAATTTTCGTTTCTGATGAAGAGGGCAACTATCTCATCAAGTTTGTTGGTGATGTTAGGGTCACTCTCTGCGGCTCGCTAAATCACTATATGGAAGCTATTTTTGGCAGCCACGACGTTAAGAACGTAGTGGTGGATATGCTCGAGGCGGAAGGACTGGACAGCACGACGTTGGGACTGCTGGCCAAGCTTGGGCTGCACTGCCGCAAACAATATGGCATAGATGTGCAGGTCTTCTGTCAGAACCCGAGTATCTTGCGCACATTAGACTGTATGGGCTTTGATGAGCTGTTTGATATTATTCAGCAAGTTCCGGAGATCAGCGCTAACCTACAAAGCATCACCTCGGTTAATTCTGAAGTGGATGAGATCCGCAAGCAGGTTTTGGAGGCGCACAAATTATTGGTACAACTCAACCCGAAAAATAGCTCAGAGTTTATCGATCTGATCCGCGCCCTAGAGTCAGGGGACTAA
- a CDS encoding TerB family tellurite resistance protein, whose product MINKIKAFFAKNVVDAEDSSISAEQLSTAALLIEVMVIDGNLAEDELQSISATLAQMLELSSDQVDELVLLSRDEVADATSLYQFTKEINAHYSHEKKLNLMTAMWRVAFADGHLDKHEEGIIRRVADLLHLRHSEFIQCKISARDS is encoded by the coding sequence ATGATTAATAAAATTAAGGCATTCTTTGCCAAGAATGTAGTTGATGCGGAAGACAGCTCAATCAGCGCTGAGCAGCTGTCAACAGCGGCGCTGCTAATTGAAGTGATGGTTATCGATGGCAATCTGGCCGAAGATGAACTGCAGTCGATCAGCGCGACGCTTGCCCAGATGTTAGAACTGAGTTCTGATCAGGTTGATGAACTGGTGCTGCTCTCTCGGGATGAGGTTGCTGATGCGACGTCACTGTATCAGTTCACCAAGGAGATCAACGCGCACTACAGTCATGAGAAAAAACTCAACTTAATGACAGCAATGTGGCGCGTAGCTTTTGCTGACGGCCATTTGGATAAGCATGAGGAAGGCATTATTCGCCGAGTGGCTGATCTGTTGCATCTGCGTCACAGTGAGTTTATCCAGTGCAAAATATCCGCCAGAGATAGCTAG
- the tal gene encoding transaldolase, which produces MSNTKSKLAQLKEMTTVVADTGDFDAIAQYSPEDATTNPSLLLKAAQMPAYRGLVDSIVEATMNGRQSSNDQLTDCMDRLAVGFGEKILEQIPGRVSTEVDARLSFDTSASIAKARHLINLYEQAGIGRERVLIKMASTWEGIRAAETLEKEGINCNLTLLFNFTQAVAAADAGAFLISPFVGRILDWYKISTGLTEYEPADDPGVQSVTRIYNYYKQTGYNTVVMGASFRNTDEITELAGCDRLTISPQLLQALDDDYGTLERRLDPADTGSKIHYQLNGESGFRFELNQDAMATEKLAEGIRGFVADQIKLETWLKDLN; this is translated from the coding sequence ATGAGCAATACAAAAAGCAAGCTAGCCCAACTTAAAGAGATGACCACTGTGGTTGCCGACACTGGCGATTTTGATGCTATTGCCCAGTATTCTCCTGAAGACGCAACAACCAATCCCTCGCTACTGCTGAAAGCGGCACAGATGCCGGCCTATCGCGGCCTGGTTGACTCTATAGTAGAGGCTACTATGAACGGTCGACAGTCGAGCAATGATCAGCTAACCGATTGCATGGACCGATTGGCAGTGGGATTTGGTGAAAAAATTCTCGAACAGATTCCCGGTCGTGTCTCCACTGAAGTGGATGCACGCCTCTCCTTTGATACTTCCGCCTCTATTGCCAAAGCGCGCCACCTGATCAATCTCTATGAGCAGGCAGGTATTGGCCGCGAGCGGGTACTGATTAAGATGGCCTCCACTTGGGAAGGTATTCGCGCTGCGGAAACCCTGGAAAAGGAGGGTATTAACTGCAACCTGACATTGCTATTTAACTTTACTCAGGCGGTGGCTGCCGCTGATGCTGGCGCATTTTTGATATCGCCTTTTGTCGGCCGTATTCTCGATTGGTACAAAATCTCTACTGGGCTCACTGAATATGAGCCTGCAGATGATCCTGGCGTGCAGTCAGTGACGCGAATTTACAACTATTACAAGCAGACTGGTTACAACACCGTAGTCATGGGTGCGAGCTTTAGAAATACTGATGAGATTACCGAGCTGGCCGGCTGCGACCGACTGACTATTAGCCCACAGCTGCTGCAAGCCCTTGACGATGACTACGGTACTCTGGAGCGCAGACTTGACCCAGCGGACACAGGTTCGAAGATTCATTACCAACTTAACGGCGAGAGCGGTTTCCGTTTTGAGCTCAATCAAGATGCCATGGCCACCGAGAAGCTGGCTGAGGGTATCCGTGGATTCGTTGCGGATCAGATTAAACTTGAAACTTGGTTAAAAGACCTAAACTAA
- the dusA gene encoding tRNA dihydrouridine(20/20a) synthase DusA has protein sequence MIDRKFCVAPMLDWTDRHCRYFLRLISQHTMLYTEMLTTGAIIHGDSDYHLQMDAFEHPVALQLGGSNPADLATACKMAAQYDYAEINLNCGCPSDRVQNGMFGAVMMKDAEITANCIAAMREAVDLPITVKHRIGVDDYDSYDFLRDFVGRVAESGCEVFLVHARKAWLKGLSPKQNREIPELNYDRVYQLKKDFPHLEIIINGGVTTLEQSHAHLQHLDGVMVGREAYTNPYLLASVDQDIYGATHAVKTRRQIAEEFLQYADNELSNGTKLSAMTRHILGLFHGMPGARQYRRHISENAHKPSATIEVLTTALQKTSGD, from the coding sequence ATGATTGACCGTAAATTCTGTGTAGCCCCAATGCTCGACTGGACTGATCGTCACTGCCGCTACTTTTTGCGGCTAATTAGTCAGCACACAATGCTCTATACAGAGATGCTAACCACTGGTGCAATAATTCACGGCGACAGCGACTACCATCTGCAGATGGATGCTTTCGAACATCCTGTAGCGCTGCAACTAGGTGGCAGCAATCCCGCAGATTTGGCGACGGCCTGTAAAATGGCTGCGCAGTATGACTACGCTGAGATCAATCTAAACTGTGGCTGTCCCAGTGACCGCGTGCAAAACGGTATGTTTGGCGCGGTGATGATGAAAGATGCCGAGATCACCGCTAACTGTATCGCCGCAATGCGTGAGGCGGTGGATTTACCGATTACGGTCAAGCACCGTATTGGTGTGGATGATTATGATTCCTATGATTTTTTACGTGACTTTGTCGGCCGGGTTGCCGAGAGTGGCTGCGAGGTATTTCTGGTCCATGCGCGCAAGGCGTGGCTAAAGGGCCTGAGTCCAAAACAGAATCGAGAGATCCCTGAACTGAACTATGATCGGGTCTATCAGTTGAAAAAAGATTTTCCGCACTTAGAGATTATTATTAATGGTGGTGTCACCACCCTTGAGCAATCTCATGCGCATTTACAGCACTTAGATGGCGTTATGGTTGGGCGTGAGGCCTATACTAATCCATACTTGCTGGCCAGTGTAGATCAAGATATCTATGGCGCCACTCATGCAGTGAAAACCCGGCGACAAATCGCTGAAGAGTTTCTACAATATGCCGATAATGAGCTCAGCAATGGTACTAAATTAAGCGCCATGACCCGGCATATATTGGGTCTGTTTCACGGTATGCCGGGCGCCCGGCAATACCGACGTCACATTAGCGAGAACGCGCATAAACCCTCTGCGACAATTGAGGTTTTAACTACCGCATTACAGAAGACATCTGGAGATTAG